In Lagenorhynchus albirostris chromosome 1, mLagAlb1.1, whole genome shotgun sequence, the sequence GCAGCTAAAAGGAGAAGATGGTAAGGACAGCAGTGCTAGTCTGACAACACCCATTCCGATCTCCAGAACTGAGGAGAGGAGCTGGCCCACACTCAGGCTCCATTAATTGTAGAGAAGCAGCATGGTATAGCTAAAGGAAAAACACACTTAAAGTCAGGAGACCTGGAATTGAGCCTCAGCTTCATCATTTCCTGCCTACATGATGCTGAGCAAGTcccttaaactctctgagcctcaggttcctcatctgtaaaatgaagataatattgaCCCTCTCATAGGCTAATTGTTGAGAACTACAGAAGATATTCTGTAAACCATAAAGTATGATACATGATGCTAATTGTTACTGCGGGTCAGTATCAGCTAGAATAATTcagaattaatatataaatatctttatcTAAAACCTTACCAATAAGAGTCGCCAAAGAGCAATGAGGTACTGTTGGCGTGAACCTGATAATAACCAAATAGTCTTCTTCATTTATCTCCTGAACCTCCACACAACTTTCCGTTACCACTTCCAGTTCTTCTAAAGTATTGGGCTTCTCTGGGTCCCGGATAGTTCGAATCAAATCTAAAGAAACATCAGAGAAAAGGTTTTATGTTAAAACATGAATATTCTAAATACAAACAATTTTGCCAGTCCTAATCCAAACACTGACTTCTTTTTGTTTGAGCAAATACTACAGCCACTCCCCAGGTTTCTGACAGAAATTTCCACTACTAGTGTCCTTTTGAGAAaaccattttcttggattattACTACCTCATGTCCAGTTTCTTGGATCCAACCTTGCAGAGAGAATACATGAATGGGGAAAGTGTCATAGAagttcaagggaaaaaataactTAGTTTGGGAGAATGCAGTATCGGGATTTATGGAAATGGAATCTGAATCAAGCCTTTAAAAATGGGTAacattttggggaattccctggcggtccagtggttag encodes:
- the CIAO2A gene encoding cytosolic iron-sulfur assembly component 2A isoform X3; its protein translation is MERVSGLLSWTLSRVLWLSGLFERGAARQPRIMEEKALEVYDLIRTIRDPEKPNTLEELEVVTESCVEVQEINEEDYLVIIRFTPTVPHCSLATLIVGNLHF